One window of the Rhipicephalus sanguineus isolate Rsan-2018 chromosome 4, BIME_Rsan_1.4, whole genome shotgun sequence genome contains the following:
- the LOC119390833 gene encoding mucin-1-like isoform X2 produces MPTGAITKTGSLESGPGRITPPQHLPLQPLTTIVDKGPNIGVSQSTKTSQNAKPSPEATGHALLKEETAAILPASTPTLTSSAGKPALVNVPVTGMPAGAITKTGSLESGPGKMTPPQHLPLQPLTTIVDKGPNIGVSQSTKTSLTAKPSLRATGHALLKGATAAIFPALTPALTSNAGKPVLVNVPATGMPVGAITKTGSLESGPGKMNPPQHLSLPPLISIVDKGPNIGVVSESTRTSLTAKPSLRATGHALLKGETVAIPPAISPTFMPSAAKPDLENVPVTGMPSGTIAKTGSVGSGTEKMTPPQHLPLQPHISIVAKGRNTGVVSEPDMAALTAKPSLEATGSAVLKEETGASTNQPIQQATGREALNAEAAAINPVLSSAGTARLAQPPLVSASLSGATTDIPKIGPLKSEKRHILNPLHLLLERQLVTSAKGRNGAGFIEPMKTGTYEGAIHEATGNAPIQRELSTIHPHSLRTYTSRVQMSPINVLLTNTPVLATSSLERDMRNRTKAVHLPLMQHFGIVGKEHSKSRLMELNMTGNIEPATVQAIGNTAVKPEAAAIPSILSPSGTPVASLNQTLFEFHKNHTAGNTKSFRDRIASFWASVVKFFKKITPSFFKSTE; encoded by the exons ATGCCTACGGGTGCCATCACGAAGACAGGGTCATTAGAAAGTGGTCCAGGAAGAATTACTCCACCGCAACATTTGCCATTGCAGCCACTCACCACTATCGTAGATAAGGGACCAAATATAGGTGTTAGCCAGTCCACTAAGACTTCACAAAATGCGAAACCTAGCCCAGAAGCCACGGGTCACGCCTTATTGAAAGAAGAAACAGCGGCAATTCTCCCAGCCTCGACTCCAACTCTTACGTCAAGTGCTGGAAAACCAGCCTTAGTAAATGTTCCAGTAACAGGCATGCCTGCGGGTGCCATCACGAAGACAGGGTCATTAGAAAGTGGTCCAGGAAAAATGACTCCACCGCAACATTTGCCATTGCAGCCACTCACCACTATCGTAGATAAGGGACCAAATATAG GTGTTAGCCAGTCCACTAAGACTTCACTTACTGCGAAACCTAGCCTGAGAGCCACGGGACACGCCTTATTGAAAGGAGCAACAGCGGCAATTTTCCCTGCTTTGACTCCAGCTCTTACATCAAATGCTGGAAAACCAGTCTTAGTAAATGTTCCAGCAACAGGCATGCCTGTGGGTGCCATCACGAAGACAGGGTCGCTAGAAAGTGGTCCAGGAAAAATGAATCCACCGCAACATTTGTCATTGCCGCCGCTCATCAGTATCGTAGATAAGGGACCAAATATAGGCGTTGTTAGCGAGTCCACTAGGACTTCACTTACTGCGAAACCTAGTCTTAGAGCCACAGGACACGCCCTATTGAAAGGAGAAACAGTGGCAATTCCCCCAGCTATATCCCCCACTTTTATGCCAAGTGCTGCAAAACCAGACTTAGAAAATGTTCCAGTAACAGGCATGCCTTCGGGTACCATCGCGAAGACAGGGTCCGTGGGAAGTGGTACAGAAAAAATGACTCCACCGCAGCATTTGCCattgcagccgcacatcagtatCGTAGCTAAGGGACGAAATACAGGCGTTGTTAGCGAGCCTGATATGGCTGCACTTACTGCGAAACCTAGCCTTGAAGCCACAGGAAGCGCAGTGTTAAAAGAAGAAACAGGGGCAAGTACTAATCAACCTATTCAGCAAGCCACAGGACGTGAAGCTCTAAATGCAGAAGCTGCCGCTATTAACCCAGTCTTATCATCTGCTGGTACTGCAAGATTAGCGCAGCCACCGTTAGTAAGTGCGTCATTATCTGGTGCGACTACAGACATCCCGAAGATTGGCCCGCTAAAAAGCGAAAAGCGACATATATTGAATCCACTACATTTGCTATTGGAGCGGCAATTGGTCACGTCAGCTAAAGGTCGGAATGGAGCCGGGTTTATAGAGCCAATGAAAACTGGAACTTATGAGGGTGCTATCcatgaagccaccggtaatgcaCCTATTCAAAGAGAACTTTCAACGATCCACCCACATTCATTACGTACTTATACAAGTAGAGTGCAAATGTCTCCAATAAATGTACTATTAACCAATACTCCAGTCTTGGCAACAAGCTCCCTCGAAAGGGACATGCGAAATAGAACAAAGGCAGTGCATTTGCCATTGATGCAGCACTTCGGCATTGTGGGTAAGGAGCACAGCAAATCCCGATTGATGGAGCTCAATATGACTGGAAATATTGAGCCTGCAACCGTTCAAGCGATTGGAAACACAGCAGTAAAACCAGAAGCTGCAGCTATTCCGTCAATTTTGTCGCCCAGTGGAACGCCTGTAGCATCATTGAATCAAACACTTTTTGAATTCCATAAGAACCACACAGCGGGAAATACCAAATCTTTTCGAGATCGCATCGCTTCATTCTGGGCCTCCGTTGTAAAATTTTTCAAGAAAATTACGCCTAGTTTCTTTAAAAGCACGGAATAA
- the LOC119390833 gene encoding uncharacterized protein LOC119390833 isoform X10, which yields MPTGAITQTGSLESGPGKMTPPQHLPLQPLTTIVDKGPNIGVVSESTRTSLTAKPSLRATGHALLKGETVAIPPAISPTFMPSAAKPDLENVPVTGMPSGTIAKTGSVGSGTEKMTPPQHLPLQPHISIVAKGRNTGVVSEPDMAALTAKPSLEATGSAVLKEETGASTNQPIQQATGREALNAEAAAINPVLSSAGTARLAQPPLVSASLSGATTDIPKIGPLKSEKRHILNPLHLLLERQLVTSAKGRNGAGFIEPMKTGTYEGAIHEATGNAPIQRELSTIHPHSLRTYTSRVQMSPINVLLTNTPVLATSSLERDMRNRTKAVHLPLMQHFGIVGKEHSKSRLMELNMTGNIEPATVQAIGNTAVKPEAAAIPSILSPSGTPVASLNQTLFEFHKNHTAGNTKSFRDRIASFWASVVKFFKKITPSFFKSTE from the exons ATGCCTACGGGTGCCATCACGCAGACAGG GTCATTAGAAAGTGGTCCAGGAAAAATGACTCCACCACAACATTTGCCATTGCAGCCACTCACCACTATCGTAGATAAGGGACCAAATATAG GCGTTGTTAGCGAGTCCACTAGGACTTCACTTACTGCGAAACCTAGTCTTAGAGCCACAGGACACGCCCTATTGAAAGGAGAAACAGTGGCAATTCCCCCAGCTATATCCCCCACTTTTATGCCAAGTGCTGCAAAACCAGACTTAGAAAATGTTCCAGTAACAGGCATGCCTTCGGGTACCATCGCGAAGACAGGGTCCGTGGGAAGTGGTACAGAAAAAATGACTCCACCGCAGCATTTGCCattgcagccgcacatcagtatCGTAGCTAAGGGACGAAATACAGGCGTTGTTAGCGAGCCTGATATGGCTGCACTTACTGCGAAACCTAGCCTTGAAGCCACAGGAAGCGCAGTGTTAAAAGAAGAAACAGGGGCAAGTACTAATCAACCTATTCAGCAAGCCACAGGACGTGAAGCTCTAAATGCAGAAGCTGCCGCTATTAACCCAGTCTTATCATCTGCTGGTACTGCAAGATTAGCGCAGCCACCGTTAGTAAGTGCGTCATTATCTGGTGCGACTACAGACATCCCGAAGATTGGCCCGCTAAAAAGCGAAAAGCGACATATATTGAATCCACTACATTTGCTATTGGAGCGGCAATTGGTCACGTCAGCTAAAGGTCGGAATGGAGCCGGGTTTATAGAGCCAATGAAAACTGGAACTTATGAGGGTGCTATCcatgaagccaccggtaatgcaCCTATTCAAAGAGAACTTTCAACGATCCACCCACATTCATTACGTACTTATACAAGTAGAGTGCAAATGTCTCCAATAAATGTACTATTAACCAATACTCCAGTCTTGGCAACAAGCTCCCTCGAAAGGGACATGCGAAATAGAACAAAGGCAGTGCATTTGCCATTGATGCAGCACTTCGGCATTGTGGGTAAGGAGCACAGCAAATCCCGATTGATGGAGCTCAATATGACTGGAAATATTGAGCCTGCAACCGTTCAAGCGATTGGAAACACAGCAGTAAAACCAGAAGCTGCAGCTATTCCGTCAATTTTGTCGCCCAGTGGAACGCCTGTAGCATCATTGAATCAAACACTTTTTGAATTCCATAAGAACCACACAGCGGGAAATACCAAATCTTTTCGAGATCGCATCGCTTCATTCTGGGCCTCCGTTGTAAAATTTTTCAAGAAAATTACGCCTAGTTTCTTTAAAAGCACGGAATAA
- the LOC119390833 gene encoding uncharacterized protein LOC119390833 isoform X13, producing MPTGAITKTGSLESGPGRITPPQHLPLQPLTTIVDKGPNIGVSQSTKTSQNAKPSPEATGHALLKEETAAILPASTPTLTSSAGKPALVNVPVTGMPAGAITKTGSLESGPGKMTPPQHLPLQPLTTIVDKGPNIGVVSEPDMAALTAKPSLEATGSAVLKEETGASTNQPIQQATGREALNAEAAAINPVLSSAGTARLAQPPLVSASLSGATTDIPKIGPLKSEKRHILNPLHLLLERQLVTSAKGRNGAGFIEPMKTGTYEGAIHEATGNAPIQRELSTIHPHSLRTYTSRVQMSPINVLLTNTPVLATSSLERDMRNRTKAVHLPLMQHFGIVGKEHSKSRLMELNMTGNIEPATVQAIGNTAVKPEAAAIPSILSPSGTPVASLNQTLFEFHKNHTAGNTKSFRDRIASFWASVVKFFKKITPSFFKSTE from the exons ATGCCTACGGGTGCCATCACGAAGACAGGGTCATTAGAAAGTGGTCCAGGAAGAATTACTCCACCGCAACATTTGCCATTGCAGCCACTCACCACTATCGTAGATAAGGGACCAAATATAGGTGTTAGCCAGTCCACTAAGACTTCACAAAATGCGAAACCTAGCCCAGAAGCCACGGGTCACGCCTTATTGAAAGAAGAAACAGCGGCAATTCTCCCAGCCTCGACTCCAACTCTTACGTCAAGTGCTGGAAAACCAGCCTTAGTAAATGTTCCAGTAACAGGCATGCCTGCGGGTGCCATCACGAAGACAGGGTCATTAGAAAGTGGTCCAGGAAAAATGACTCCACCGCAACATTTGCCATTGCAGCCACTCACCACTATCGTAGATAAGGGACCAAATATAG GCGTTGTTAGCGAGCCTGATATGGCTGCACTTACTGCGAAACCTAGCCTTGAAGCCACAGGAAGCGCAGTGTTAAAAGAAGAAACAGGGGCAAGTACTAATCAACCTATTCAGCAAGCCACAGGACGTGAAGCTCTAAATGCAGAAGCTGCCGCTATTAACCCAGTCTTATCATCTGCTGGTACTGCAAGATTAGCGCAGCCACCGTTAGTAAGTGCGTCATTATCTGGTGCGACTACAGACATCCCGAAGATTGGCCCGCTAAAAAGCGAAAAGCGACATATATTGAATCCACTACATTTGCTATTGGAGCGGCAATTGGTCACGTCAGCTAAAGGTCGGAATGGAGCCGGGTTTATAGAGCCAATGAAAACTGGAACTTATGAGGGTGCTATCcatgaagccaccggtaatgcaCCTATTCAAAGAGAACTTTCAACGATCCACCCACATTCATTACGTACTTATACAAGTAGAGTGCAAATGTCTCCAATAAATGTACTATTAACCAATACTCCAGTCTTGGCAACAAGCTCCCTCGAAAGGGACATGCGAAATAGAACAAAGGCAGTGCATTTGCCATTGATGCAGCACTTCGGCATTGTGGGTAAGGAGCACAGCAAATCCCGATTGATGGAGCTCAATATGACTGGAAATATTGAGCCTGCAACCGTTCAAGCGATTGGAAACACAGCAGTAAAACCAGAAGCTGCAGCTATTCCGTCAATTTTGTCGCCCAGTGGAACGCCTGTAGCATCATTGAATCAAACACTTTTTGAATTCCATAAGAACCACACAGCGGGAAATACCAAATCTTTTCGAGATCGCATCGCTTCATTCTGGGCCTCCGTTGTAAAATTTTTCAAGAAAATTACGCCTAGTTTCTTTAAAAGCACGGAATAA
- the LOC119390833 gene encoding uncharacterized protein DKFZp434B061-like isoform X4, which translates to MNPPQHLPLPLLISIVDKGPNIGVVSESTRTSLTAKPSLRATGHALLKGETVAIPPAISPTFMPSNAKPALVNVPVTGMPTGAITQTGSLESGPGKMTPPQHLPLQPLTTIVDKGPNIGVSESTKTSLTGKLSLEAKGHALLKEETAAIPAALTPTLASSSGKPALVNVSVTGMPVGAITKTGSLESGPGKMTPPQHLPLQPLTTIVDKGPNIGVVSESTRTSLTAKPSLRATGHALLKGETVAIPPAISPTFMPSAAKPDLENVPVTGMPSGTIAKTGSVGSGTEKMTPPQHLPLQPHISIVAKGRNTGVVSEPDMAALTAKPSLEATGSAVLKEETGASTNQPIQQATGREALNAEAAAINPVLSSAGTARLAQPPLVSASLSGATTDIPKIGPLKSEKRHILNPLHLLLERQLVTSAKGRNGAGFIEPMKTGTYEGAIHEATGNAPIQRELSTIHPHSLRTYTSRVQMSPINVLLTNTPVLATSSLERDMRNRTKAVHLPLMQHFGIVGKEHSKSRLMELNMTGNIEPATVQAIGNTAVKPEAAAIPSILSPSGTPVASLNQTLFEFHKNHTAGNTKSFRDRIASFWASVVKFFKKITPSFFKSTE; encoded by the exons ATGAATCCACCACAACATTTGCCATTGCCGCTGCTCATCAGTATCGTAGATAAGGGACCAAATATAGGCGTTGTTAGCGAGTCCACTAGGACTTCACTTACTGCGAAACCTAGTCTTAGAGCCACAGGACACGCCTTATTGAAAGGAGAAACAGTGGCAATTCCCCCAGCTATATCCCCCACTTTTATGCCAAGTAATGCAAAACCAGCCTTAGTAAATGTTCCAGTAACAGGCATGCCTACGGGTGCCATCACGCAGACAGGGTCATTAGAAAGTGGTCCAGGAAAAATGACTCCACCACAACATTTGCCATTGCAGCCACTCACCACTATCGTAGATAAGGGACCAAATATAGGTGTTAGCGAGTCCACTAAGACTTCACTTACTGGGAAACTTAGCCTTGAAGCCAAAGGACACGCCTTATTGAAAGAAGAAACAGCGGCCATTCCCGCAGCCTTGACTCCAACTCTTGCATCAAGTTCTGGAAAACCAGCCTTAGTAAATGTTTCAGTAACAGGCATGCCTGTGGGTGCCATCACGAAGACAGG GTCATTAGAAAGTGGTCCAGGAAAAATGACTCCACCACAACATTTGCCATTGCAGCCACTCACCACTATCGTAGATAAGGGACCAAATATAG GCGTTGTTAGCGAGTCCACTAGGACTTCACTTACTGCGAAACCTAGTCTTAGAGCCACAGGACACGCCCTATTGAAAGGAGAAACAGTGGCAATTCCCCCAGCTATATCCCCCACTTTTATGCCAAGTGCTGCAAAACCAGACTTAGAAAATGTTCCAGTAACAGGCATGCCTTCGGGTACCATCGCGAAGACAGGGTCCGTGGGAAGTGGTACAGAAAAAATGACTCCACCGCAGCATTTGCCattgcagccgcacatcagtatCGTAGCTAAGGGACGAAATACAGGCGTTGTTAGCGAGCCTGATATGGCTGCACTTACTGCGAAACCTAGCCTTGAAGCCACAGGAAGCGCAGTGTTAAAAGAAGAAACAGGGGCAAGTACTAATCAACCTATTCAGCAAGCCACAGGACGTGAAGCTCTAAATGCAGAAGCTGCCGCTATTAACCCAGTCTTATCATCTGCTGGTACTGCAAGATTAGCGCAGCCACCGTTAGTAAGTGCGTCATTATCTGGTGCGACTACAGACATCCCGAAGATTGGCCCGCTAAAAAGCGAAAAGCGACATATATTGAATCCACTACATTTGCTATTGGAGCGGCAATTGGTCACGTCAGCTAAAGGTCGGAATGGAGCCGGGTTTATAGAGCCAATGAAAACTGGAACTTATGAGGGTGCTATCcatgaagccaccggtaatgcaCCTATTCAAAGAGAACTTTCAACGATCCACCCACATTCATTACGTACTTATACAAGTAGAGTGCAAATGTCTCCAATAAATGTACTATTAACCAATACTCCAGTCTTGGCAACAAGCTCCCTCGAAAGGGACATGCGAAATAGAACAAAGGCAGTGCATTTGCCATTGATGCAGCACTTCGGCATTGTGGGTAAGGAGCACAGCAAATCCCGATTGATGGAGCTCAATATGACTGGAAATATTGAGCCTGCAACCGTTCAAGCGATTGGAAACACAGCAGTAAAACCAGAAGCTGCAGCTATTCCGTCAATTTTGTCGCCCAGTGGAACGCCTGTAGCATCATTGAATCAAACACTTTTTGAATTCCATAAGAACCACACAGCGGGAAATACCAAATCTTTTCGAGATCGCATCGCTTCATTCTGGGCCTCCGTTGTAAAATTTTTCAAGAAAATTACGCCTAGTTTCTTTAAAAGCACGGAATAA
- the LOC119390833 gene encoding uncharacterized protein DKFZp434B061-like isoform X3 — MNPPQHLPLPLLISIVDKGPNIGVVSESTRTSLTAKPSLRATGHALLKGETVAIPPAISPTFMPSNAKPALVNVPVTGMPTGAITQTGSLESGPGKMTPPQHLPLQPLTTIVDKGPNIGVSESTKTSLTGKLSLEAKGHALLKEETAAIPAALTPTLASSSGKPALVNVSVTGMPVGAITKTGSLESGPGKMTPPQHLPLQPLTSIVDKGPNIRVVSESTRTSLTAKPSLRATGHALLKGETVAIPPAISPTFMPSAAKPDLENVPVTGMPSGTIAKTGSVGSGTEKMTPPQHLPLQPHISIVAKGRNTGVVSEPDMAALTAKPSLEATGSAVLKEETGASTNQPIQQATGREALNAEAAAINPVLSSAGTARLAQPPLVSASLSGATTDIPKIGPLKSEKRHILNPLHLLLERQLVTSAKGRNGAGFIEPMKTGTYEGAIHEATGNAPIQRELSTIHPHSLRTYTSRVQMSPINVLLTNTPVLATSSLERDMRNRTKAVHLPLMQHFGIVGKEHSKSRLMELNMTGNIEPATVQAIGNTAVKPEAAAIPSILSPSGTPVASLNQTLFEFHKNHTAGNTKSFRDRIASFWASVVKFFKKITPSFFKSTE; from the exons ATGAATCCACCACAACATTTGCCATTGCCGCTGCTCATCAGTATCGTAGATAAGGGACCAAATATAGGCGTTGTTAGCGAGTCCACTAGGACTTCACTTACTGCGAAACCTAGTCTTAGAGCCACAGGACACGCCTTATTGAAAGGAGAAACAGTGGCAATTCCCCCAGCTATATCCCCCACTTTTATGCCAAGTAATGCAAAACCAGCCTTAGTAAATGTTCCAGTAACAGGCATGCCTACGGGTGCCATCACGCAGACAGGGTCATTAGAAAGTGGTCCAGGAAAAATGACTCCACCACAACATTTGCCATTGCAGCCACTCACCACTATCGTAGATAAGGGACCAAATATAGGTGTTAGCGAGTCCACTAAGACTTCACTTACTGGGAAACTTAGCCTTGAAGCCAAAGGACACGCCTTATTGAAAGAAGAAACAGCGGCCATTCCCGCAGCCTTGACTCCAACTCTTGCATCAAGTTCTGGAAAACCAGCCTTAGTAAATGTTTCAGTAACAGGCATGCCTGTGGGTGCCATCACGAAGACAGGGTCATTAGAAAGTGGTCCAGGAAAAATGACCCCACCACAACATTTGCCATTGCAGCCACTCACCAGTATCGTAGATAAGGGACCAAATATAC GCGTTGTTAGCGAGTCCACTAGGACTTCACTTACTGCGAAACCTAGTCTTAGAGCCACAGGACACGCCCTATTGAAAGGAGAAACAGTGGCAATTCCCCCAGCTATATCCCCCACTTTTATGCCAAGTGCTGCAAAACCAGACTTAGAAAATGTTCCAGTAACAGGCATGCCTTCGGGTACCATCGCGAAGACAGGGTCCGTGGGAAGTGGTACAGAAAAAATGACTCCACCGCAGCATTTGCCattgcagccgcacatcagtatCGTAGCTAAGGGACGAAATACAGGCGTTGTTAGCGAGCCTGATATGGCTGCACTTACTGCGAAACCTAGCCTTGAAGCCACAGGAAGCGCAGTGTTAAAAGAAGAAACAGGGGCAAGTACTAATCAACCTATTCAGCAAGCCACAGGACGTGAAGCTCTAAATGCAGAAGCTGCCGCTATTAACCCAGTCTTATCATCTGCTGGTACTGCAAGATTAGCGCAGCCACCGTTAGTAAGTGCGTCATTATCTGGTGCGACTACAGACATCCCGAAGATTGGCCCGCTAAAAAGCGAAAAGCGACATATATTGAATCCACTACATTTGCTATTGGAGCGGCAATTGGTCACGTCAGCTAAAGGTCGGAATGGAGCCGGGTTTATAGAGCCAATGAAAACTGGAACTTATGAGGGTGCTATCcatgaagccaccggtaatgcaCCTATTCAAAGAGAACTTTCAACGATCCACCCACATTCATTACGTACTTATACAAGTAGAGTGCAAATGTCTCCAATAAATGTACTATTAACCAATACTCCAGTCTTGGCAACAAGCTCCCTCGAAAGGGACATGCGAAATAGAACAAAGGCAGTGCATTTGCCATTGATGCAGCACTTCGGCATTGTGGGTAAGGAGCACAGCAAATCCCGATTGATGGAGCTCAATATGACTGGAAATATTGAGCCTGCAACCGTTCAAGCGATTGGAAACACAGCAGTAAAACCAGAAGCTGCAGCTATTCCGTCAATTTTGTCGCCCAGTGGAACGCCTGTAGCATCATTGAATCAAACACTTTTTGAATTCCATAAGAACCACACAGCGGGAAATACCAAATCTTTTCGAGATCGCATCGCTTCATTCTGGGCCTCCGTTGTAAAATTTTTCAAGAAAATTACGCCTAGTTTCTTTAAAAGCACGGAATAA
- the LOC119390833 gene encoding mucin-2-like isoform X1 produces MPTGAITKTGSLESGPGKMTPPQHLPLQPLTTIVDKGPNIGVSESTKTSLNAKPSPEATGHALLKDETATIPPAISPTFISSAAKPALVNVPVTGMPTGAITKTGSLESGPGKMTPPQHLPLQPLTTIVDKGPNIGVSESTKTSLNAKPSPEATGHALLKEETATIPPAISPTFISSAAKPALVNVPVTGMPTGAITQTRSLESGPGKMTPPQHLPLQPLTTIVDKGPNIGVVSESTRTSLTAKPSLRATGHALLKGETVAIPPAISPTFMPSAAKPDLENVPVTGMPSGTIAKTGSVGSGTEKMTPPQHLPLQPHISIVAKGRNTGVVSEPDMAALTAKPSLEATGSAVLKEETGASTNQPIQQATGREALNAEAAAINPVLSSAGTARLAQPPLVSASLSGATTDIPKIGPLKSEKRHILNPLHLLLERQLVTSAKGRNGAGFIEPMKTGTYEGAIHEATGNAPIQRELSTIHPHSLRTYTSRVQMSPINVLLTNTPVLATSSLERDMRNRTKAVHLPLMQHFGIVGKEHSKSRLMELNMTGNIEPATVQAIGNTAVKPEAAAIPSILSPSGTPVASLNQTLFEFHKNHTAGNTKSFRDRIASFWASVVKFFKKITPSFFKSTE; encoded by the exons ATGCCTACGGGTGCCATCACGAAGACAGGGTCATTAGAAAGTGGTCCAGGAAAAATGACTCCACCACAACATTTGCCATTGCAGCCACTCACCACTATCGTAGATAAGGGACCAAATATAGGTGTTAGCGAGTCCACTAAGACTTCACTTAATGCGAAACCTAGCCCTGAAGCCACGGGACACGCCTTATTGAAAGATGAAACAGCGACAATTCCCCCAGCTATATCCCCCACGTTTATATCAAGTGCTGCAAAACCAGCCTTAGTAAATGTTCCAGTAACAGGCATGCCTACGGGTGCCATCACGAAGACAGGGTCATTAGAAAGTGGTCCAGGAAAAATGACTCCACCACAACATTTGCCATTGCAGCCACTCACCACTATCGTAGATAAGGGACCAAATATAGGTGTTAGCGAGTCCACTAAGACTTCACTTAATGCGAAACCTAGCCCTGAAGCCACGGGACACGCCTTATTGAAAGAAGAAACAGCGACAATTCCCCCAGCTATATCCCCCACGTTTATATCAAGTGCTGCAAAACCAGCCTTAGTAAATGTTCCAGTAACAGGCATGCCTACGGGTGCCATCACGCAGACAAGGTCATTAGAAAGTGGTCCAGGAAAAATGACTCCACCACAACATTTGCCATTGCAGCCACTCACCACTATCGTAGATAAGGGACCAAATATAG GCGTTGTTAGCGAGTCCACTAGGACTTCACTTACTGCGAAACCTAGTCTTAGAGCCACAGGACACGCCCTATTGAAAGGAGAAACAGTGGCAATTCCCCCAGCTATATCCCCCACTTTTATGCCAAGTGCTGCAAAACCAGACTTAGAAAATGTTCCAGTAACAGGCATGCCTTCGGGTACCATCGCGAAGACAGGGTCCGTGGGAAGTGGTACAGAAAAAATGACTCCACCGCAGCATTTGCCattgcagccgcacatcagtatCGTAGCTAAGGGACGAAATACAGGCGTTGTTAGCGAGCCTGATATGGCTGCACTTACTGCGAAACCTAGCCTTGAAGCCACAGGAAGCGCAGTGTTAAAAGAAGAAACAGGGGCAAGTACTAATCAACCTATTCAGCAAGCCACAGGACGTGAAGCTCTAAATGCAGAAGCTGCCGCTATTAACCCAGTCTTATCATCTGCTGGTACTGCAAGATTAGCGCAGCCACCGTTAGTAAGTGCGTCATTATCTGGTGCGACTACAGACATCCCGAAGATTGGCCCGCTAAAAAGCGAAAAGCGACATATATTGAATCCACTACATTTGCTATTGGAGCGGCAATTGGTCACGTCAGCTAAAGGTCGGAATGGAGCCGGGTTTATAGAGCCAATGAAAACTGGAACTTATGAGGGTGCTATCcatgaagccaccggtaatgcaCCTATTCAAAGAGAACTTTCAACGATCCACCCACATTCATTACGTACTTATACAAGTAGAGTGCAAATGTCTCCAATAAATGTACTATTAACCAATACTCCAGTCTTGGCAACAAGCTCCCTCGAAAGGGACATGCGAAATAGAACAAAGGCAGTGCATTTGCCATTGATGCAGCACTTCGGCATTGTGGGTAAGGAGCACAGCAAATCCCGATTGATGGAGCTCAATATGACTGGAAATATTGAGCCTGCAACCGTTCAAGCGATTGGAAACACAGCAGTAAAACCAGAAGCTGCAGCTATTCCGTCAATTTTGTCGCCCAGTGGAACGCCTGTAGCATCATTGAATCAAACACTTTTTGAATTCCATAAGAACCACACAGCGGGAAATACCAAATCTTTTCGAGATCGCATCGCTTCATTCTGGGCCTCCGTTGTAAAATTTTTCAAGAAAATTACGCCTAGTTTCTTTAAAAGCACGGAATAA